In Mycteria americana isolate JAX WOST 10 ecotype Jacksonville Zoo and Gardens chromosome 3, USCA_MyAme_1.0, whole genome shotgun sequence, a single genomic region encodes these proteins:
- the LOC142408147 gene encoding nuclear receptor subfamily 0 group B member 2-like has protein sequence MATEIPAEKSGKCQCETHHAKSILYQLLNKEHGSEPKWHQQYRSPHCSTGSKGCSCMDRRRAVLDIPEATCRRASEVLFKTLTFIRNLPSFYHVPWEDQLVLIQQNWAPLFVLGMAQEGVDFDLREISAPSLLKKILLNQSLTASNELGSLSLGASLAEVQKMKNLLWKFWDLDISAKEYAYLKGIILFNSGCHVLKCLPYVQTLQQEAQQALMEFISMMFHRNLGRFAWILQLIASLRDIDADAIEELFFRPILGEATLNVLLLEALYIKPD, from the exons ATGGCTACCGAGATCCCAGCTGAGAAATCTGGGAAATGTCAGTGTGAGACACACCATGCTAAGAGCATCCTGTACCAGCTCCTTAACAAAGAGCATGGAAGTGAGCCCAAGTGGCACCAGCAGTACCGCAGTCCCCACTGCTCCACGGGAAGCAAGGGCTGCTCTTGTATGGACAGGAGAAGAGCTGTCCTGGATATACCAGAAGCCACGTGCAGAAGAGCTTCTGAAGTGCTCTTCAAGACTTTAACTTTTATTAGAAACTTGCCTTCTTTTTATCACGTGCCTTGGGAGGATCAGCTTGTCCTCATACAGCAGAACTGGGCCCCTCTTTTTGTCCTGGGCATGGCACAAGAAGGGGTGGATTTTGACCTGAGAGAGATTTCAGCCCCTAGTTTattgaaaaaaatcctcctcaATCAGTCTTTGACAGCTAGCAATGAACTGGGCAGCTTGTCACTGGGAGCATCTTTAGCAGAAGTTCAGAAGATGAAGAATTTATTGTGGAAATTCTGGGACCTGGACATAAGTGCAAAAGAATATGCCTATCTTAAaggaattattctttttaattctg GATGCCACGTCCTAAAATGTCTCCCCTATGTACAAACACTGCAGCAGGAAGCTCAGCAAGCCTTGATGGAGTTTATCTCAATGATGTTCCATAGAAACCTAGGCAGGTTTGCTTGGATTCTTCAGCTAATCGCCTCTCTTCGAGACATTGATGCAGATGCTATTGAAGAGCTCTTCTTCAGGCCCATCCTAGGAGAGGCCACCCTAAATGTATTACTTCTAGAAGCCCTATATATCAAGCCAGACTAG